A window of Phyllopteryx taeniolatus isolate TA_2022b chromosome 19, UOR_Ptae_1.2, whole genome shotgun sequence contains these coding sequences:
- the LOC133469458 gene encoding ras-related protein Rab-5C-like yields the protein MAGRGGASRPNGAAAANKSFQFKLVLLGESAVGKSSLVLRFVKGQFHEFQESTIGAAFLTQTVSLDDVTVKFEIWDTAGQERYHSLAPMYYRGAQAAIVVYDITNTDTFARAKNWVKELQRQANPNIVIALAGNKADIADKRAVEHQEAQEYADENGLLFMETSAKTGLNVNDIFMAIANKLPKNDPQAGAGQAGRSGAGVNLNDTAAHSRSSRCCSGAVGGGSGN from the exons ATGGCGGGACGCGGTGGCGCGAGCAGGCCTAACGGCGCGGCGGCGGCCAACAAGAGCTTCCAGTTCAAGCTGGTGCTGTTGGGGGAGTCAGCGGTGGGCAAGTCCAGCCTGGTCCTGCGCTTTGTCAAAGGTCAATTCCACGAATTCCAAGAAAGCACCATTGGAG CGGCTTTCCTGACTCAGACCGTCAGCCTGGACGACGTCACGGTCAAGTTCGAGATCTGGGACACTGCGGGCCAGGAGCGCTACCACAGCCTGGCACCCATGTACTACCGAGGCGCTCAGGCCGCCATCGTGGTCTACGACATCACCAACACG GACACGTTTGCGCGCGCAAAGAACTGGGTGAAGGAGTTGCAGAGGCAAGCCAACCCCAACATCGTGATCGCTCTGGCCGGCAACAAGGCGGACATCGCAGACAAAAGAGCGGTGGAGCATCAG GAGGCGCAAGAATACGCAGACGAAAACGGACTCCTCTTCATGGAGACTTCAGCCAAGACCGGCCTCAATGTCAATGATATTTTTATGGCTATTG CCAACAAGCTACCAAAGAATGACCCTCAGGCGGGCGCCGGCCAAGCGGGCCGCAGCGGCGCAGGAGTGAACCTGAACGACACCGCCGCCCACAGCCGCAGCAGCCGGTGCTGTAGTGGCGCCGTCGGCGGCGGAAGTGGCAATTAG